A region of Panicum virgatum strain AP13 chromosome 8N, P.virgatum_v5, whole genome shotgun sequence DNA encodes the following proteins:
- the LOC120685670 gene encoding protein FRA10AC1-like — MASLGRLKSAIFNREERKMQYQSHIRGLNAYDRHKKFMKDYVQFYGHEKNMDNSLPIKTDKDTLREGYRFILSEDDDMDSTWEKRLVKRYYDKLFKEYCIADMTQYKKGKIGLRWRTEKEVISGKGQFVCGNRHCDEKQGLGSYEVNFSYVEAGEQKQALVKLVACKRCAEKLAYKRQREKEKEKEKELSGEKEIELKDRDKRKREREESDDTSDDEAEKDRRKKKDRKGSSSRSSGNNDEGFEEFLEGMFP, encoded by the exons ATGGCGTCGCTGGGGCGGCTCAAGTCCGCCATCTTCAATAGGGAGGAGAGGAAGAT GCAGTACCAGTCGCATATCCGGGGGCTCAATGCTTACGATCGGCATAAGAAGTTCATGAAGGACTATG TTCAGTTTTATGGCCATGAGAAAAATATGGATAATAGTTTACCCATCAAAACTGATAAAGATACACTGAGAGAAGGATACAG ATTCATTCTTTCTGAGGACGATGACATGGATTCAACTTGGGAGAAGAGGCTGGTCAAACGTTACTATGACAAGCTTTTTAAAGA GTATTGCATAGCTGACATGACCCAGTACAAAAAAGGCAAG ATTGGATTGAGGTGGAGAACAGAAAAGGAAGTGATATCTGGCAAAG GGCAATTTGTCTGTGGCAATAGGCATTGTGATGAAAAACAAGGGCTAGGTAGTTATGAG GTGAATTTTTCTTATGTTGAAGCAGGGGAACAGAAACAAGCACTAGTGAAGTTGGTAGCTTGCAAAAG ATGTGCAGAAAAGCTTGCTTACAAGAGGCAaagggagaaagagaaagagaaggaaaaagaactTTCTGGTGAAAAGGAAATCGAATTGAAAGACAGGGACAAGAGAAAGAG AGAACGTGAGGAAAGTGACGATACCTCAGATGATGAGGCCGAGAAAgatagaagaaagaaaaaag ATCGGAAGGGAAGTTCTTCAAGGAGTTCAGGAAACAACGATGAAGGTTTCGAGGAGTTCCTCGAAGGCATGTTCCCGTGA